From the Phycisphaeraceae bacterium genome, the window CTGGACCCCCAATTCCGGCATGCAGCGCGTCTTCCGAGGCACGATCCACGTCCCCACCGCAATGTGGATCCGACTGAACTTCAATCTCGCCCAACTCAGCGGCGAGATCGGGCGCCCTGACGCCTCATACATGCTCATCATCAGCGAGTTCGACGGTGCTGTGCAACAGCTCTACGCTGAACATATTCCGCAATGGTCTAATCGCTCCGCATACTTCAACGGCGACACTGTCCACATCGAGATCTACGCGGCCCACGGCACCGGACCCAGCCACGTTCGCATCAACAGCCTCACCTGGGGCGAGCCCGGCTTTCTCGATCGCTCAATCTGCGGGCCTCAGGACGACAGGGTGCCTTCTGCCGACCCCCGCGTCGCCCGCGTCCTCCCGGCACAGTGCAGCGCGTGGCTCGTCGAGAATCAACCCAACTCATTGCTCAGCGCGGGCCATTGCGCAATCGGCGCTGGCAACGTCATCCAGTTCAACGTCCCTGCCTCCACCATCGGAGGCTCGATGCGACATCCATCCCCAGAGGACCAGTACCCGGTCGACCCGAGTTCCGTTCAGGTTCAAAACGGCTACATCGGGGTTGGCAACGATTGGCGCTTCTTCGGCACCTTCGAAAACTCCAACACGGGCTTGTCGCCAATGCAGGCCCAACTGGGTTCATTTCGCATCAGTCCAACCATTCCCCCGATCGATGGTCGCAATGTCCGCGTCACCGGGTACGGCCAGATGTCCATGCCCGCACCCCTTGTCTACAACTACATCCAGACAACTCACTTTGGAGCGCTCACCGGGAGCCAGAACAACACCATCCACCACCTCGCAGACACCACCGGAGGCAACTCGGGCGCACCGCTTATCGACGAGGTGACTGGACTTGCCATTGGTGTCCACACCCACGGCGGATGCAACGGCATGGGATCCAACCGAGCCACCGCAACCCGCAATGTCGGACTTCGTGCCGCTCTGGCAGCCCCTATCGGCAAGGCTGCAACCAAGGACGGCATTCGCTTCGAATTCCCCGGCAGCCGTCCTGCTGTGGTCAATCCGCTCGGAGGCACGCCCATCACAGTCCGCGTCTCGAACTCGCTGACACGCAACCTTGTCCCCGAGATTGCAAATCTGCACGTCTTGAATGGCTCCACATGGATCCAGATCCCGATGGTGGTCGGCGCAAACTCCACGGCAGTTGTCACATTCCCACCCCTGACAAACTGCGCTGGTCCCGTGCGATACTACTTTTCCGCCCTGAACTCCCTTGGTGAAACCGACACCTGGCCTCGAAACGCTCCAGCAAACTCATTTGTCGCCATCGCAGCTAACTCGTCGAGCGTCTACGCTTCAAATGATTTTCAGACCGCCAGCGGATGGACCTTCTGGGGCGAAGCCTCACTGACGTCCGGGCGATTCAAGGTTGCCAAGCCGAACGCGAACGACCTTCACGCCCCGTCCAAGGACTTCGATGGCAGCAGCCGGTGCCTCCTGACCGGGTCGGACGCCAACGAAGACGTTGACCATGGTGCCACACGCGCAACCTCACCATCGATCAACCTCGCGCTGGCTCAGAATCCATATATGAGTTTCGCTGCGTGGTTCTCAAGCTCCCTCCCGGATCATCGCTCCATGTTCGTCCAGGTTTCATCCAACGCTGGAGCGACCTGGACCACCATCGACACCATCAAGCAGACCGATGGCTGGGAAATGAAGGTCTATCGCATCCTCGACCATGTGCCATTGACCACGGGTTTCCGTGTGAGGCTCGAAACCGGCGACGGCCCCGAAGCCTCCATCGTCGAGGCGGCGATCGATCGCTTTCGCGTCGAAGAACTCTCGTGCATCCCGTGCACGCTGCCTTCGACCAACGGGCCTGAACCGCGCGAAGCGCAGATTGCCCGCCTGCTGTCGCTCTGGAACGCTGGCGACCTCCTGGCCGACCTCAACGCAGACAACCAAATCGATATCTTCGACATCCTCATTCTTTTGAATCAATCACTGTCCAACTGCCCCTGAAATCCACACCCAGGCCTTCAACGATCTAGTCTTGTCCGTGCGATTTGAATTCCTCGGCACTGGCACCAGTTCCGGCATCCCCGCCATTGGCTGTGACTGCGCCGTGTGCACTTCGGGTGACCCACGCAATCAGCGTTTGCGTACCAGTGCGTGCCTCCGCTTCACCGACGCAGGCGGACAAGCCCGCGTCATTCTCATCGACGCCGGTCCGGACCTTCGCCAGCAAGCCCTCCGCGCAAAGCTTGAACGGGTAGATGCCATTCTCTTTACACACAATCACGCCGACCACATCCTTGGCCTGGATGAAGTCCGGCGGTTCAACGTTCTCATGCACCAACCCATTCCTATCTACGCCGATCAGCACACCCTCGAATCCCTGCGACGCGTCTACGCCTACATCTTCGACCGCCACGCCAATGTGCAGGACTCGTTCATCGCATCGCTTGTTGCTTTCCCGATTCGCCCGTCGGTTCCGTTTGTGCTCTTCGGCCTGACGATCACCCCGATCCCGCTGCTCCATGGTCGATTGCCGATTCTCGGGTTTCGGTTCGATCCGCCCCCACGGGCCGCGCCATCACCCCTGCCACTGGCCTATGGAACAGACGTATCGGGCATTCCCCCGGAGTCCTGGCCACACTTTGAAGGCCTGAACACCCTTGTTCTCGACGCCCTGCGTCATCGCAAGCATCCAACTCACTTCACCATCGGCCAGGCTGTCAACGCCGCCCAGAACATCGGTGCTGGCGCGACCTATTTCGTTCACATGAGTCACGACATAGACCACGCCCAGACCGAATCCGAACTGCCCGAGACAATCTATTTGGCTTATGACGGCCTGGTCCTCGATTCGGGGGTCGCGTCCGTCAAATCCACCGAACTCGAGCCCTGACGTACCCGAAGAACCATCCGCGGCTTTGCTGCGTAACTTCAAGCCGAGGAGGAACTTGTCATGGCAAACGATGATCTGTCCCGCATCCCGCCACGCCCCGCGTTATCTGTACCCTTTCCGTTACAACTGGGGCACGACTTTCACCCTGCATCCGGTGCGGGCGACAAGCCCATGACCAATCAAAAACCTATCTCTGCAACCGACCCCGCCAGCAACCTTCCCAAGCCTGCCCCTCCTGGCAAGTGAGTCGCAGGCTCCATCTGCTTCATTCGCCAGACTTCTTCCCGCGCTTCACGACGGGAGAAATCGGTCCTACACTCCCGCCCCATGGGAAAGAGCCGCGAAATCAAGAAGCGCATGAAGGCGGTCGGAAATATCCGCCGCATCACCCGCACGATGCAGATGATCGCCACGAGCAAGTTCGCTCGGGCCCAGCAGGCTGCCACCGCGTCCAAGCCCTACACCAATGCCCTCTTTGAGCTTGTCGCCGAACTGGCTTCGAGCATCGGCGACACCTCACACCCTCTGCTCGGAAAGAGCGCCGCCAAGCGCACCGGCAAGGAAGTCACGCTCATCATCACGTCCGATCGCGGGCTTTGCGGCCCCTACAACGGCAACGTCATCCGCACCGCGATGCGGCACCTTCGGAGCCACGACGCCGCCAGTTCCGGCGTCATCGAAGTCGTCGGTAAAAAGGGCGCCAACGTCCTCAAGTTCAACGCCTTCTCCATCGCGGCGCACCACACCAACTTCGGCGATAAACCTCGGTATGACGAAGTTGAACGCCTCGCCAACACCTACATCGAGCGCTTTGCTGCTGGCGAGATCGACGCCGTCCGCGTTGTGTACATGCGCTACAT encodes:
- a CDS encoding trypsin-like peptidase domain-containing protein, which gives rise to MQRVFRGTIHVPTAMWIRLNFNLAQLSGEIGRPDASYMLIISEFDGAVQQLYAEHIPQWSNRSAYFNGDTVHIEIYAAHGTGPSHVRINSLTWGEPGFLDRSICGPQDDRVPSADPRVARVLPAQCSAWLVENQPNSLLSAGHCAIGAGNVIQFNVPASTIGGSMRHPSPEDQYPVDPSSVQVQNGYIGVGNDWRFFGTFENSNTGLSPMQAQLGSFRISPTIPPIDGRNVRVTGYGQMSMPAPLVYNYIQTTHFGALTGSQNNTIHHLADTTGGNSGAPLIDEVTGLAIGVHTHGGCNGMGSNRATATRNVGLRAALAAPIGKAATKDGIRFEFPGSRPAVVNPLGGTPITVRVSNSLTRNLVPEIANLHVLNGSTWIQIPMVVGANSTAVVTFPPLTNCAGPVRYYFSALNSLGETDTWPRNAPANSFVAIAANSSSVYASNDFQTASGWTFWGEASLTSGRFKVAKPNANDLHAPSKDFDGSSRCLLTGSDANEDVDHGATRATSPSINLALAQNPYMSFAAWFSSSLPDHRSMFVQVSSNAGATWTTIDTIKQTDGWEMKVYRILDHVPLTTGFRVRLETGDGPEASIVEAAIDRFRVEELSCIPCTLPSTNGPEPREAQIARLLSLWNAGDLLADLNADNQIDIFDILILLNQSLSNCP
- a CDS encoding MBL fold metallo-hydrolase, which gives rise to MSVRFEFLGTGTSSGIPAIGCDCAVCTSGDPRNQRLRTSACLRFTDAGGQARVILIDAGPDLRQQALRAKLERVDAILFTHNHADHILGLDEVRRFNVLMHQPIPIYADQHTLESLRRVYAYIFDRHANVQDSFIASLVAFPIRPSVPFVLFGLTITPIPLLHGRLPILGFRFDPPPRAAPSPLPLAYGTDVSGIPPESWPHFEGLNTLVLDALRHRKHPTHFTIGQAVNAAQNIGAGATYFVHMSHDIDHAQTESELPETIYLAYDGLVLDSGVASVKSTELEP
- the atpG gene encoding ATP synthase F1 subunit gamma; this translates as MGKSREIKKRMKAVGNIRRITRTMQMIATSKFARAQQAATASKPYTNALFELVAELASSIGDTSHPLLGKSAAKRTGKEVTLIITSDRGLCGPYNGNVIRTAMRHLRSHDAASSGVIEVVGKKGANVLKFNAFSIAAHHTNFGDKPRYDEVERLANTYIERFAAGEIDAVRVVYMRYISAGQQKPEILQLIPFDQSAAGKAQSATESKLTPLYEFSPDPESLLSELLPAAVRAVLFQAFNDAVVSEHVARMVAMKSATDNAGKMRKRLQRKYNRARQAQITTELTEIISGAAALS